CTCAGCGATGACGCCCACGGCCTCCTTCACCTGGAAGGGCAGGAGATCCGGGACAACCGGTTTATGACCACGGCATTCAGGGTCCGCGAAAGATATCGGCAAATGATGGAAGGGGTCACCAATATTGACGGGACCTGCCGCCCCCACTTTGTAGGGGATGAAAATCCCCGTTTTCGCAGCCTTTTGAGAGGGGTCAAAGAGGGACTCGGCATGGGCGTGGTTCTCAACACCAGCTTTAACATTCACGGCGAGCCGATGGTGTGCACCCCCAATGACGCCCTGGACATGTTCAGCCGGACCCGGGTAAGATATCTGTTCCTGGGGGATTTCCTGGTTACGAAGAAGGAAAGCTGAGAAGCGCAAAGCTGGAAAGCTCAAAGCTGAAAGCTCAAAGGGGAAAGGGGAAGACGTTATCGGTTATCAATGGGAGCTCCGTGCTCCGTGCTCCATCAGCTCAAAGCTCAAAGCTCAAAGGGGGAAGGGAAAGACGTTATCGGTGATCGGTTATCAGGGGTGAGGCGCCATGTTCCCTGCTCCCTGCTCCCTGCTCCCTGCTCCCTGCTCCACCACAGGATGATACATGAGGACACTTCAAAGGATTTATCATCACCGGTTTTACCCCCTGGTTCTTGTCTTCGCCTACCTCTGTCTCCTGGGCATTGACGTAACCCTCCTGGATTACCTGTCTAAGGGAGACATAACAAACCTTCTGAAGAAGTGGGTCCCGTGGGGCCTGAAGATAAATTTTTTCCTTCTACTCATTTCTCTTGTCCTTTGCTACCGGGACTTTAGGAATCTGATCGGGCGATTCCTGAACAAGAAGGGCCTCCTCCTGGGGATTCTCGTCATCTTCGCCTTTTTAATGACCGCTTTGGTGGTCCCACGCACCCATCGCATCTATTATGACGAGGACATCTATGCCAATGTGGGGCAGAATATCGCATTCATCACCCAGACCGGGTATTGCAATTACGGCACATTTGAATACGGCGAATATTATCCCCACTGGATAACCTACAACAAGGAACCCAGCGGATGGCCGTTTCTCATCAGCCTGATGTTCCAGGTGTTCGGCGTCAATGAACTTTATGCGTTCCTGCTCAACAACCTCTTTTTTGCGGCCGGTGTCCTGACAGCCTTTTTCATCACCTTCCAGGTGACCGGGCGCTATGTTGCCGCGTTTCTGTCCGCGCTTGCCTTCACCCTTATCCCCCACAATTTGATATGGTCCAACACCGCGGCGGCAGAACCCTCCTCCGCCCTTTTCGCCGGGCTCACTTTCCTTTCACTAATGGTCTTTCTCAAGACCGGGGAGGACAGGCATCTCTTCCTCGCCTCCCTGATACTCCCCTTTGCCTGTCAGATGCGGCCCGAATCCCTCTTTCTGGTTCCCCTGGCCGCCGGGGTCCTTCTGGTGGTCTCTCCCCGGACATTTGCCCATAGAAAATTATGGACCTTTACCCTCCTGACCACCCTCTTCTTCCTCCCCCACATCCTCCACTTCCATGCGGTCAGCGGTCACTCGTGGGGCGCGGAAGGGAGCAAGTTCTCCCTGGCGTTCCTGGGACACAATCTCTCCACCAACGGGCTGTACTATCTCAATGACCGGCAGTTTCCCGTGGTACTGACAGTATTGGCGGCATCGGGTCTTTTCTGTTCCCGGGGGCTGGTGAAATGGCGGATCCTCCTTCTCATGTGGTTTCTCCTTTTCTGGGGGATCTTTCTCTTCTTCTATGCAGGAAGTTATCAGTATGGGGCGGATGTGCGGTTTGCCGTGCTGTCGTTCATGCCCCTCGCAATTCTGGCCGGGATAGGGGGAGGATGGGTGAGGGACAGGCTGGCGGCTGGATACTGGACACTGGATACTGGGCGCGGCATATCGGATGCTCTCCGGAGCGCATCCAAGATCCCGCAGGAAGCGACACAGCAGGGATGCTTGGGGCAGCATAACGGCCTGACGGGCCTCGCTTCAGCCCTGGTAGTA
This region of Deltaproteobacteria bacterium genomic DNA includes:
- a CDS encoding glycosyltransferase family 39 protein; the encoded protein is MRTLQRIYHHRFYPLVLVFAYLCLLGIDVTLLDYLSKGDITNLLKKWVPWGLKINFFLLLISLVLCYRDFRNLIGRFLNKKGLLLGILVIFAFLMTALVVPRTHRIYYDEDIYANVGQNIAFITQTGYCNYGTFEYGEYYPHWITYNKEPSGWPFLISLMFQVFGVNELYAFLLNNLFFAAGVLTAFFITFQVTGRYVAAFLSALAFTLIPHNLIWSNTAAAEPSSALFAGLTFLSLMVFLKTGEDRHLFLASLILPFACQMRPESLFLVPLAAGVLLVVSPRTFAHRKLWTFTLLTTLFFLPHILHFHAVSGHSWGAEGSKFSLAFLGHNLSTNGLYYLNDRQFPVVLTVLAASGLFCSRGLVKWRILLLMWFLLFWGIFLFFYAGSYQYGADVRFAVLSFMPLAILAGIGGGWVRDRLAAGYWTLDTGRGISDALRSASKIPQEATQQGCLGQHNGLTGLASALVVLLMAFAFLKFVPLVSRVGQEAWGSRYDHTYAREFITKIPKRSIVLTQNPTMFLLWNQNAIQTYAGINNPDLIRDLMERYQGHVYFHHNYWCNTQNERNRRLCQGIRDNYHLEEVARAKEQNYEYGLYRMRFKEGEGGKRDAQR